A single genomic interval of Agarivorans aestuarii harbors:
- the pilV gene encoding type IV pilus modification protein PilV, which yields MLRHQQLTATKQQGFTLIELLIAVVIVAIGLLGHAALQIQSVNTAHQARFAQTANIAMLDIVQRFSAMPDATVNNEFNVDNLADGAAPTSTKDCNDATETCTRAEFAAFELKDWFVSHSTYIPQLRFSIQHASNLVTVKMTWDANLSGAGAADCTADTSGAGHQCSEVAVWVR from the coding sequence ATGCTTCGCCATCAACAACTTACTGCAACTAAACAGCAAGGCTTTACCTTAATTGAATTGCTGATAGCCGTGGTTATTGTTGCTATTGGTTTATTGGGGCACGCCGCTTTACAGATCCAGTCGGTGAACACCGCTCACCAAGCTCGCTTTGCCCAAACGGCTAACATTGCCATGTTGGATATTGTGCAGCGTTTTAGTGCTATGCCAGACGCAACCGTAAACAATGAGTTTAATGTAGATAACCTTGCAGATGGTGCTGCGCCAACAAGTACCAAAGACTGTAATGATGCCACTGAGACCTGCACACGCGCAGAGTTTGCCGCGTTTGAATTAAAAGACTGGTTTGTTAGCCATTCTACCTATATCCCTCAGTTACGTTTTTCAATTCAACATGCCAGCAATCTGGTTACCGTAAAAATGACCTGGGATGCCAACTTATCGGGTGCTGGGGCTGCAGACTGCACTGCAGATACCAGCGGCGCGGGTCACCAATGTAGTGAGGTTGCGGTATGGGTAAGGTAA
- a CDS encoding PilW family protein has product MGKVMHKQGGFGLVELMIALVLSLVVVGGLYAALIGDQKSYEATRASHLLVSKNRMSIQTLRLYLQQAGFRDYNQLYQNTLLPLVSTADSFGFTWDEAQMVQGLNDQTTFVGAKAATDVIAFRFYGAAAPNASMYTCDGSELAADTVTTLVFFISTSDQLVCRDAAGDTVFDESIDNLQVLYGSIDDSDFKYFTANDVADWNQINRVKVGLLVAQEVSMGSLTNTQSYKVLDKTVSVNDKSIRQAVSETVLLLNMGT; this is encoded by the coding sequence ATGGGTAAGGTAATGCACAAACAAGGCGGTTTTGGCTTAGTTGAGTTAATGATCGCCTTGGTTTTGTCACTCGTTGTGGTAGGTGGTTTATACGCTGCCTTAATCGGCGATCAAAAAAGCTATGAAGCCACTCGAGCGAGCCATTTATTGGTGAGTAAAAATCGGATGAGTATTCAAACCTTGCGTCTTTATTTGCAACAAGCAGGCTTTCGAGATTACAACCAACTCTATCAAAATACCTTATTGCCGCTAGTTTCAACGGCAGATAGCTTTGGTTTTACCTGGGATGAAGCGCAAATGGTGCAAGGTTTAAACGATCAAACCACCTTTGTCGGCGCAAAGGCCGCAACCGATGTTATTGCCTTTCGTTTCTATGGTGCAGCGGCTCCTAATGCCAGCATGTACACCTGTGATGGTTCTGAGTTGGCAGCGGATACCGTCACTACTTTAGTCTTCTTCATCTCAACGAGCGATCAATTGGTCTGCCGAGATGCTGCTGGCGACACGGTATTTGATGAAAGCATTGATAACTTGCAGGTGCTTTATGGAAGTATCGATGACTCTGATTTCAAGTACTTCACCGCAAACGACGTTGCTGATTGGAATCAAATAAACCGAGTAAAAGTAGGCTTGTTAGTTGCTCAGGAAGTGTCGATGGGTAGCTTGACTAATACTCAAAGTTACAAGGTCTTAGATAAGACCGTGTCAGTGAATGACAAAAGCATTCGCCAAGCGGTAAGTGAAACAGTGTTATTACTAAACATGGGGACCTAA
- a CDS encoding GspH/FimT family pseudopilin: MLGISKQGYVAKGFTLLELMIAVAILVIVLVIAVPSMQGLMQDNKQKVTRDLLANSLMVAQQEAIRSNLSTYVCPTTNGTSCEAAWGANKGWLVYLDTNRDGILDSSNPASQIIAAHPKPQSGELKYSSSGGTSSLVRFFPTGHATAGELTVCAPSNDYDDQRISVTRMGRVEYASPSTTYCN, encoded by the coding sequence ATGCTTGGTATTTCCAAACAAGGCTATGTAGCCAAAGGCTTTACCCTGCTTGAACTGATGATCGCCGTAGCGATTCTGGTGATAGTACTGGTGATAGCTGTGCCCTCGATGCAAGGCTTGATGCAAGACAACAAGCAAAAGGTTACCCGAGATCTGTTAGCCAATAGCTTAATGGTGGCCCAACAAGAAGCGATTCGAAGCAACCTTTCTACATACGTTTGTCCCACAACTAATGGCACCAGTTGCGAAGCTGCTTGGGGCGCGAATAAGGGGTGGTTGGTTTATCTTGATACTAATCGAGATGGTATTTTAGATAGTAGCAATCCTGCCTCTCAAATTATTGCTGCCCACCCTAAGCCTCAATCTGGAGAACTGAAATATAGTTCTTCTGGAGGCACTAGTTCCTTGGTGCGCTTTTTCCCTACAGGCCACGCCACTGCTGGTGAGTTAACTGTTTGTGCACCTTCCAACGATTATGATGACCAGCGTATCAGCGTTACACGCATGGGGAGGGTTGAATATGCTTCGCCATCAACAACTTACTGCAACTAA
- the ald gene encoding alanine dehydrogenase, with translation MLIGVPKEIKNHEYRVGMTPASVNELIQHGHQVIVETQAGAGIGFSDADYQAVGANISSSAAEVFSAAEMIVKVKEPQAVERAMLREDQLLFTYLHLAPDPEQTHDLIKSGAVCVAYETVTSPRGGLPLLAPMSEVAGRMAIQAGALALEKSKGGRGVLLGGVPGVEPAKVTVIGGGMVGRNAAQMAVGMGADVTILDRSIDVLRSVDAEYHGQLKTVYSTTSSIEQHVLEADLVIGGVLLPGAAAPKLITKDLVKRMKAGSAIVDVAIDQGGCAETSKATTHQDPIYIVDEVVHYCVANMPGGVARTSTMALNNATLPYIITLANKGYKQALLDDEHLRNGLNVMHGKLTCAEVGEALGIDTVEPLELLA, from the coding sequence ATGCTGATTGGTGTACCTAAGGAAATAAAAAATCACGAATATCGTGTGGGAATGACACCCGCCAGTGTGAATGAGTTAATTCAACATGGCCATCAAGTCATTGTTGAAACTCAGGCTGGCGCAGGTATTGGCTTCTCTGATGCTGATTACCAAGCGGTTGGCGCGAATATATCTAGTAGCGCAGCGGAAGTATTTTCCGCAGCCGAAATGATAGTCAAGGTTAAAGAACCGCAGGCGGTCGAGCGCGCCATGCTGCGTGAAGACCAATTGCTATTTACTTACCTACACCTCGCCCCCGACCCAGAACAAACTCACGACCTAATAAAATCGGGCGCAGTTTGTGTGGCTTATGAGACAGTAACCAGCCCACGTGGCGGCCTTCCTTTACTAGCTCCGATGTCTGAGGTTGCGGGTCGTATGGCGATTCAGGCAGGCGCCCTCGCCTTAGAAAAATCTAAAGGCGGTCGCGGGGTATTGCTTGGCGGCGTACCAGGGGTAGAACCAGCCAAAGTTACCGTAATTGGCGGTGGCATGGTGGGACGTAACGCGGCACAAATGGCGGTAGGCATGGGTGCAGATGTCACCATACTCGATCGCAGCATTGATGTACTTCGCAGTGTTGATGCTGAATACCATGGCCAGCTTAAAACGGTTTACTCAACGACCAGCAGTATTGAGCAGCATGTATTAGAGGCTGATTTGGTAATTGGTGGGGTATTGTTGCCAGGCGCTGCTGCGCCCAAGCTTATCACTAAGGATTTGGTTAAACGCATGAAGGCTGGCAGCGCTATTGTTGATGTTGCCATCGACCAAGGTGGTTGTGCCGAGACCTCAAAGGCTACTACCCATCAAGATCCTATCTACATTGTTGATGAAGTGGTGCATTACTGCGTTGCTAACATGCCGGGTGGCGTGGCAAGAACCTCTACCATGGCGCTTAATAACGCTACCTTGCCTTACATCATCACCCTAGCTAACAAAGGATATAAACAAGCACTGCTAGATGATGAACACTTGCGCAATGGCTTAAACGTAATGCATGGCAAACTAACTTGCGCCGAAGTGGGCGAAGCCCTTGGCATTGATACGGTCGAGCCTTTAGAGCTGCTGGCCTAA
- a CDS encoding acetyl-CoA sensor PanZ family protein, which produces MRLSFQAIENWQQYASDLSKISCNLGPSQWQEWQKSAQLYSCIFNQRVVAYCVVSSNKQQLIVQRFQVRDITQRRGIGLFMFQQLLQLAAQTDLSQLTFPHSNDPGVLGFYQHLGLNNQFTFQL; this is translated from the coding sequence ATGCGTTTATCTTTTCAAGCTATTGAAAACTGGCAACAGTACGCTAGTGATTTATCCAAAATATCCTGTAACCTTGGGCCTTCGCAGTGGCAAGAGTGGCAGAAATCAGCTCAGCTCTACAGCTGTATTTTTAATCAGCGTGTGGTTGCATATTGTGTTGTAAGTAGTAATAAGCAGCAGCTAATCGTGCAGCGCTTTCAAGTGCGAGATATTACTCAGCGCCGCGGCATAGGTTTGTTTATGTTCCAGCAGCTTCTGCAGTTAGCTGCCCAAACAGATCTAAGCCAACTCACTTTTCCGCACAGCAACGACCCAGGCGTACTGGGCTTTTATCAGCATCTTGGCTTAAACAACCAGTTCACCTTTCAGCTATAA
- a CDS encoding DUF4357 domain-containing protein, translating into MDGPFELSKVNFVIDGDGRKTAAILPIELYQQLLSLRELVVESSQHTISAEYSFSVKQAVAHGYPTGAKNKPGFMVVKGSTANGGGAESLRPAVLALRDQLLEDTVLCRQGEGYEFMRDYQFSSPSSAACLIAGNARSGLDAWLDKWGRSLKDRGYGKKR; encoded by the coding sequence ATGGACGGTCCATTCGAACTTTCTAAAGTTAATTTTGTTATTGATGGTGATGGCCGCAAAACCGCAGCAATTTTACCCATAGAGCTGTATCAGCAGTTATTGTCTTTACGTGAGTTAGTGGTTGAGAGCAGCCAGCACACTATATCTGCGGAGTATTCCTTCAGCGTTAAGCAAGCAGTTGCGCATGGTTACCCAACTGGCGCTAAAAACAAACCTGGCTTTATGGTAGTAAAAGGTTCAACCGCCAATGGTGGTGGCGCTGAGTCACTACGTCCTGCGGTATTAGCTCTTCGCGATCAGCTACTTGAAGATACCGTGTTGTGTCGTCAAGGTGAAGGTTACGAGTTTATGCGCGATTATCAATTTTCTAGCCCCAGCTCCGCCGCTTGCTTAATCGCTGGCAATGCCCGTAGTGGTTTAGATGCGTGGCTAGATAAATGGGGACGCAGCCTTAAAGACCGCGGGTATGGCAAAAAGCGTTAA
- the glpX gene encoding class II fructose-bisphosphatase — protein MRRDLAFRFSRVTEAAALAGYKWLGRGDKNIADNAAVEAMRIMLNDIDIDGEVVIGEGEIDDAPMLYIGEHVGTGGEGVDIAVDPIEGTRMTAMGQNNAVAVLAVGEKGAFLRAPDMYMEKLVVGPEAKGCIDLNQPLEHNIKMVASVLGKELSDMTVITLAKPRHDQVIAEMQKLGVRVFAIPDGDVAASILSCMPLSEVDMMYCVGGAPEGVISAAVIRALGGDMQGRLIPRHQVKEDTPENRAIGEEEIRRCEAEDIQVNSVLQLNDLAKNDNVIFSATGITKGDLLEGINRQGNIATTETLLVRGKTRTIRKIQSTHYLDRKNDDLKSIIL, from the coding sequence ATGAGAAGAGATCTGGCATTTCGTTTTTCCCGCGTGACCGAAGCCGCAGCTTTAGCTGGTTACAAGTGGTTGGGGCGTGGGGATAAAAATATTGCTGATAACGCAGCTGTTGAAGCCATGCGTATCATGCTCAATGACATCGACATTGATGGCGAAGTGGTTATTGGCGAAGGCGAGATTGATGATGCACCGATGCTTTACATTGGCGAGCATGTTGGTACCGGTGGCGAAGGTGTAGATATTGCGGTAGATCCTATTGAAGGCACCCGCATGACCGCAATGGGTCAAAACAATGCTGTTGCCGTGCTTGCTGTAGGCGAAAAAGGCGCATTCTTACGTGCACCAGATATGTACATGGAAAAGTTGGTAGTTGGACCGGAAGCCAAAGGTTGCATAGATTTAAACCAACCACTTGAGCACAACATTAAAATGGTTGCGTCGGTCTTGGGCAAAGAGCTGAGCGATATGACAGTGATTACCTTGGCTAAGCCTCGTCATGACCAAGTGATTGCTGAGATGCAAAAGCTAGGTGTTCGAGTCTTTGCGATTCCTGATGGGGATGTAGCTGCATCGATTTTATCGTGTATGCCACTTAGCGAAGTTGACATGATGTACTGTGTGGGTGGCGCGCCAGAAGGTGTGATTTCTGCGGCGGTGATTCGTGCTTTAGGTGGTGATATGCAAGGCCGTTTAATTCCACGTCACCAAGTAAAAGAAGATACCCCAGAGAATCGCGCAATTGGCGAAGAAGAGATTCGTCGCTGTGAAGCCGAAGATATTCAAGTAAACAGCGTATTGCAGTTGAATGACTTAGCCAAAAACGACAACGTTATCTTCTCGGCAACCGGTATTACCAAAGGTGATTTACTGGAAGGTATTAACCGACAGGGTAATATTGCCACCACAGAAACGCTGTTGGTTCGTGGTAAAACGCGTACTATTCGTAAAATCCAATCAACCCATTATTTAGATCGTAAAAACGACGATTTGAAGTCGATTATTTTATAG
- a CDS encoding pilus assembly protein has product MNSLIKSVCCSAALASVSFSQAGELDLADAPLYVATTPSPMVMLVMGRDHTLYYEAYNDASDLDGDGELDIRYKPNKINYAGYFDSNRCYAYESGKFVPKQVVINSGIAQSDSDTNDYKTCAQSGAGPWSGDFLNYLTMSRMDVLRKVLYGGYRYIDAAASGSSAGQTVLERVFIPQDAHSWGKMYTSVDVDNYDIRAYTPFTAPTDGTKHFFGTASFSNGGTPKLKVRQSVAPSSNNPKEPTGNIWEWASTERPVLSSDNRTINNVFDVRVEVCVEGKLEDNCKEYSDGNYKPTGLLHEYGDNGSIEFGLITGSYDKNLSGGALRKAVGDFGEEVLDASGVFDSSVQGIVSTINKLKIYGFDYGDKAYDCGWVVDGPIESGECSSWGNPIGEMLFESLRYFHGEGSASSTYSAGSGTIDGSLGLPFATWDKPFDTREYCAAPYNLVISDINPSYDSDELPGAHTDFAKTYTGTTGATLAAFNLKSLLDTISTKESISGNYFIGETVTDNAGTTSSKSAPTAKAATTLSEMRGLSPAEPTKEGSYSVAAAAYYGHKTDLFPNKSGKQNIQTTVVAISSPLPEVEVKVGTETIKIVPFAKSVGGGAGGGTIDSTEGEFQPTNTIVDYYVEEFSSTKGIFRINFEDVEQGADHDMDMIVQYTYEVKNLCPNAYDDENICEKSLGVQLSLDSVYAAGSIHQHAGYVISGTDHDGIYLDVKDQGGGNVSYYLDTPNQTESAFPNNSRKTASNTTDLPLLRKRNFFPNSASANLLPSPLWYAAKWGGFTDTNNSGFPDAGEWDEEVSGEPDNYFPVTNAGELAAQIGKALEKIASGSQSATPPVFNNTFLNASAFLYQTTFDGEYWSGDVKSFAAAGGGFSSTPTWSAAEELDAVTPSSRVIYTRNNESNRIVDFVVPNSLNGATNSLSLSQINALLDGQTGSDAVKLAYLTAVINYLRGERTYEEADLTYSMRTRASALGDVINSTPYYVDLVNDHAVEKPVLVYGANDGMVHIADVSNGEEIMAYVPSQIYQGLNALTKSTYTHKYFVDGGIAGYSEESGGDTTTTVVGTLGTGFKGLYALDVSDMTSVNKNKVLWEIDTDTTGFSGIGYTRDEPTIAKLANGKVGVIFANGYNSSDEEGQLFIADLEDGSLIKALKTGVGSAEDPTGESRPNALASPAAVDLNGDGVVDRIYAGDLFGNMWVFDVSDGSSSNWDLATADDKPLFSAVSPSKLNGLTHTAQPITTRPSVGAHPYGLSQGVLVAFGTGKYIENSDNSILGEATQSVYVVWDKLNSSYLTSSRTTASGEEVYTNLLRQSIIEEDADNRLLTEYVIDWGVHDGWYLDLVNTEGSNTNNYGERQVTNTLLLFNKLSLTTLLPNEDICASGGSGWYMELNLHSGITWNHGTDGNTDPADTSDTINNDSSHQKVNGIPSPPTTIIVPPDSGTTDGEIIVKNCVTLSTGAVFCFDDYESPTGRLSLRTLH; this is encoded by the coding sequence ATGAATAGTCTTATCAAATCAGTTTGTTGCTCGGCAGCTTTAGCCTCCGTCAGTTTTTCTCAAGCTGGCGAATTAGATCTAGCTGATGCCCCGCTTTATGTGGCAACGACTCCGTCTCCGATGGTTATGTTAGTTATGGGACGTGACCATACGCTTTATTATGAAGCTTATAACGATGCTTCAGACTTGGATGGTGATGGTGAGCTAGATATTCGCTATAAGCCAAACAAAATCAATTACGCGGGCTACTTTGATAGTAACCGCTGTTATGCGTATGAATCTGGTAAGTTTGTACCTAAACAGGTGGTTATCAACTCAGGTATTGCTCAATCAGATTCTGATACCAATGACTACAAAACATGTGCTCAATCGGGGGCAGGCCCTTGGAGTGGTGATTTTTTAAATTATCTTACAATGTCTCGCATGGACGTTTTACGTAAGGTTTTATATGGAGGTTATCGCTATATAGATGCGGCAGCTAGTGGTAGCAGCGCAGGGCAAACCGTGTTAGAGCGCGTTTTTATTCCACAAGATGCTCACAGCTGGGGGAAAATGTACACTTCTGTAGACGTGGATAATTATGATATTAGGGCTTACACACCCTTTACTGCACCTACAGATGGCACTAAGCATTTTTTTGGAACTGCCTCCTTTAGTAATGGTGGTACACCTAAATTGAAGGTTCGACAGAGTGTTGCGCCAAGCTCAAATAACCCTAAAGAACCGACAGGTAATATTTGGGAGTGGGCGAGTACTGAGAGACCAGTATTAAGCAGTGATAATAGAACGATTAATAATGTGTTTGATGTGAGAGTAGAAGTTTGTGTAGAAGGTAAATTAGAAGATAATTGTAAAGAGTATTCTGATGGTAACTACAAGCCAACAGGCCTGCTGCATGAATATGGTGACAATGGCAGCATTGAGTTTGGTTTAATTACTGGTAGCTATGATAAAAATTTGTCCGGTGGTGCACTGCGTAAAGCCGTAGGGGATTTTGGTGAAGAAGTACTGGATGCCAGTGGTGTGTTTGATAGTAGTGTTCAGGGCATCGTTAGCACTATTAATAAACTAAAAATCTACGGGTTCGATTACGGCGATAAGGCTTATGACTGTGGTTGGGTAGTTGACGGCCCAATAGAAAGTGGAGAATGTTCTTCTTGGGGTAACCCAATTGGTGAAATGCTATTCGAAAGCCTGCGTTATTTTCATGGCGAAGGCAGTGCCAGCAGTACCTATTCCGCTGGCAGTGGCACTATTGATGGCAGTTTAGGTTTACCCTTTGCAACTTGGGATAAACCCTTTGATACCCGTGAATATTGCGCTGCGCCCTATAACTTAGTGATTAGCGATATTAACCCTTCTTATGATTCAGACGAACTACCAGGTGCTCACACTGACTTTGCGAAAACCTACACAGGCACCACAGGGGCAACTTTAGCAGCATTTAACCTAAAGTCTTTGCTCGATACAATCTCTACTAAAGAGAGTATTTCTGGGAACTACTTTATTGGTGAAACGGTTACGGATAATGCTGGAACCACTAGCTCGAAAAGTGCTCCTACAGCTAAAGCCGCAACTACACTCTCCGAGATGCGAGGTTTATCCCCAGCTGAGCCTACGAAGGAAGGGAGTTACTCTGTAGCTGCAGCTGCATATTACGGGCATAAAACCGACCTGTTTCCGAATAAATCAGGTAAACAGAATATTCAAACAACTGTGGTTGCTATATCTTCTCCGCTGCCAGAGGTTGAGGTGAAGGTCGGTACAGAAACCATAAAAATAGTGCCTTTTGCTAAGTCGGTTGGCGGTGGTGCTGGTGGTGGAACTATTGATTCCACTGAGGGGGAGTTTCAACCTACTAATACTATTGTGGATTACTATGTTGAAGAGTTTTCCAGTACTAAGGGTATCTTCCGTATTAACTTTGAAGATGTAGAGCAAGGCGCTGATCATGATATGGATATGATCGTGCAATATACTTACGAGGTAAAAAACCTTTGCCCTAATGCCTATGATGACGAAAACATATGTGAAAAATCTCTTGGTGTTCAACTTTCGCTAGATTCAGTTTATGCGGCAGGTAGTATTCACCAACATGCGGGATACGTTATTTCAGGTACCGATCATGATGGAATCTATTTAGACGTAAAAGACCAAGGTGGTGGTAACGTAAGCTATTACCTAGATACACCTAATCAAACTGAAAGTGCATTTCCTAATAACTCAAGGAAAACGGCTTCAAATACTACCGATCTTCCTTTGTTAAGAAAAAGGAACTTCTTTCCAAATAGCGCTTCAGCTAATTTGTTGCCATCACCGCTATGGTATGCGGCTAAATGGGGCGGGTTTACGGATACCAATAATAGTGGATTCCCTGATGCTGGTGAATGGGATGAGGAAGTAAGCGGTGAGCCAGACAATTATTTCCCAGTAACTAATGCGGGTGAGCTAGCAGCGCAAATAGGCAAGGCTTTAGAAAAGATTGCTAGTGGCAGCCAGTCTGCCACGCCACCTGTATTTAACAATACTTTCTTGAACGCCAGCGCGTTCTTATACCAAACAACTTTTGATGGTGAGTATTGGAGCGGTGATGTTAAGTCTTTTGCTGCAGCTGGCGGTGGTTTTAGCTCTACTCCAACTTGGAGCGCAGCTGAAGAGTTAGATGCGGTCACGCCAAGCTCAAGGGTTATTTATACCCGCAACAATGAAAGCAATCGAATTGTTGATTTTGTGGTTCCAAATTCGCTAAATGGCGCTACTAACTCACTGAGTTTATCGCAAATTAATGCCTTGTTGGATGGCCAAACAGGCAGCGATGCGGTTAAGTTGGCTTACTTAACCGCTGTGATTAACTACCTACGAGGTGAGCGAACTTATGAAGAGGCTGACCTAACCTACAGTATGCGCACAAGGGCATCAGCCTTAGGGGATGTGATTAATTCAACACCTTATTACGTCGATTTGGTTAATGACCATGCAGTAGAAAAGCCAGTGTTAGTGTATGGGGCAAATGATGGCATGGTTCACATCGCAGATGTGTCAAACGGCGAAGAGATTATGGCTTATGTGCCAAGCCAAATATATCAAGGCTTAAATGCCCTAACGAAAAGTACTTATACTCATAAATACTTTGTAGACGGCGGAATTGCTGGTTATAGCGAAGAGAGTGGTGGCGACACTACAACAACAGTAGTTGGCACTTTAGGTACTGGATTTAAAGGTTTATATGCACTGGACGTTAGCGACATGACCAGTGTGAATAAAAATAAAGTGTTATGGGAAATTGATACCGATACCACTGGATTTTCGGGAATTGGTTATACACGGGATGAGCCAACTATCGCTAAGCTCGCTAATGGCAAAGTCGGCGTGATCTTCGCTAATGGCTATAATTCGAGTGATGAAGAAGGGCAGCTATTTATTGCAGACTTAGAAGATGGCAGCTTAATTAAAGCGCTAAAAACGGGTGTAGGAAGTGCAGAAGACCCAACAGGTGAATCACGACCAAATGCCTTAGCCAGTCCGGCTGCAGTCGACTTGAATGGCGATGGCGTTGTTGATCGTATTTATGCTGGTGATTTATTTGGCAACATGTGGGTATTTGACGTGTCCGATGGCAGTTCTAGCAACTGGGATTTAGCAACCGCTGATGACAAGCCGCTATTTAGTGCAGTCAGCCCTTCTAAGTTAAATGGACTAACACATACCGCTCAGCCAATTACCACTCGTCCTTCTGTTGGCGCACACCCCTATGGATTATCTCAAGGTGTTCTCGTTGCATTTGGTACCGGTAAGTATATTGAAAACTCAGACAACAGTATTTTGGGCGAAGCGACGCAGTCTGTTTACGTTGTTTGGGATAAGTTAAATAGCTCCTACTTAACAAGTTCTAGAACTACAGCTAGTGGTGAAGAGGTGTATACCAATCTATTACGCCAATCCATTATTGAAGAGGATGCGGACAACCGCTTGCTAACGGAATATGTGATTGACTGGGGGGTGC
- a CDS encoding DUF4202 domain-containing protein, whose protein sequence is MGKPQIMQQNILNQVLNDIDQFNLNDPNKEIDELGTEHAKEFLYGKRMSNCLHDFMLAPPAELQIAARAQHIGRWLSLRSDYPEGRAGYLKWRSDLGKKHAELCAEIMRKHNLDETLIDATASLLRKEKLKRNPLTQALEDVICLVFLKYYFVEFANKHAQEKVISIVQKTWAKMSEEGQQAALALDLSDEALSLVKQALA, encoded by the coding sequence ATGGGAAAACCGCAAATCATGCAGCAAAATATTCTGAATCAGGTACTAAACGATATCGATCAATTTAACTTAAATGACCCAAATAAGGAGATAGATGAGTTAGGAACCGAGCATGCCAAAGAATTTTTGTACGGTAAGCGCATGTCTAATTGCTTACATGATTTTATGTTAGCGCCTCCTGCAGAGCTGCAAATTGCCGCTCGTGCTCAGCATATTGGCCGCTGGTTATCGTTACGTAGTGATTACCCAGAAGGCAGAGCCGGTTACTTAAAATGGCGCAGCGATTTAGGTAAAAAGCATGCTGAGTTGTGCGCAGAAATAATGCGTAAGCACAATTTAGATGAAACCCTCATCGATGCTACTGCCAGTTTATTACGCAAAGAAAAGCTAAAACGAAATCCGCTTACTCAAGCCCTTGAAGATGTTATTTGTTTAGTGTTCTTAAAGTACTACTTTGTTGAATTTGCTAATAAACATGCTCAAGAGAAGGTGATTAGCATTGTGCAAAAAACCTGGGCAAAAATGTCTGAAGAAGGCCAGCAAGCAGCACTTGCACTAGATTTGTCTGACGAAGCTCTAAGCTTGGTAAAGCAGGCCTTAGCTTAG
- a CDS encoding pilus assembly PilX family protein, giving the protein MPSTINKQQGMALIMSLVMVVIIAIIGIAIAQQVTSGRKSSAVHQDHSMSFSRATSGVNEAEFVVRQQAYHTDALLNPDTPNNLVTPAFASDTWWQDSSNWSTANKVTVVTDAGGNLLAGSPRYIIEDGGVDSGLVLGVQVPKRRFLRITSKAEGEGGAVTYLQSYVAFME; this is encoded by the coding sequence ATGCCTTCAACGATAAATAAGCAGCAAGGTATGGCGTTAATCATGTCTCTGGTTATGGTGGTGATTATTGCGATTATTGGTATCGCGATTGCCCAGCAAGTGACTAGTGGCCGTAAAAGCTCTGCGGTACACCAAGACCACTCTATGAGCTTTTCTCGTGCAACTTCCGGAGTGAACGAAGCTGAGTTTGTAGTTCGCCAGCAGGCCTATCATACCGATGCTTTACTAAATCCAGACACGCCTAATAATCTGGTGACTCCTGCTTTTGCTAGTGATACTTGGTGGCAAGATAGCAGTAATTGGAGCACGGCCAATAAAGTGACAGTAGTGACTGATGCTGGCGGAAATTTATTAGCTGGTTCGCCTCGTTACATTATTGAAGATGGTGGTGTTGATTCCGGTTTAGTATTAGGAGTACAAGTACCTAAACGTCGCTTTTTACGTATTACTTCGAAAGCGGAAGGCGAAGGTGGTGCGGTAACTTATCTACAATCTTATGTAGCATTTATGGAGTAA
- a CDS encoding type IV pilin protein, producing MKQVKGFTLLEVMITVAIVAILAGIAYPSYLSHVQSTKREEAKRTLVEAAQQMESYYAMHLSYASAATGTSLTIYTPSTEFNEIYTLTASNVGASSYTLSATPKGSQTGDSCQTLSITHTGHTSSASGDCW from the coding sequence GTGAAACAAGTAAAAGGATTTACACTGCTAGAGGTGATGATAACTGTTGCCATCGTAGCCATTCTTGCGGGCATTGCCTACCCCAGTTATTTGAGCCATGTGCAAAGCACTAAAAGAGAAGAAGCTAAGCGCACTTTAGTAGAAGCTGCTCAGCAAATGGAAAGTTATTACGCAATGCACCTTAGCTATGCGAGTGCTGCTACTGGAACTAGCTTGACTATCTACACTCCTAGTACCGAATTCAACGAAATTTATACACTTACAGCCAGCAATGTCGGGGCTTCCAGCTATACACTTAGCGCAACGCCTAAAGGCTCTCAAACTGGAGACAGTTGTCAAACTTTATCTATCACCCATACGGGTCACACAAGCTCAGCTAGTGGGGATTGTTGGTAA